Proteins encoded together in one Phyllostomus discolor isolate MPI-MPIP mPhyDis1 chromosome 6, mPhyDis1.pri.v3, whole genome shotgun sequence window:
- the ARFIP2 gene encoding arfaptin-2 isoform X2 yields the protein MVSGPNLNETSIVSGGYGGSGDGLIPTGSGRHPSHSATPAGPGDEVARGIAGEKFDIVKKWGINTYKCTKQLLSERFGRGSRTVDLELELQIELLRETKRKYESVLQLGRALTAHLYSLLQTQHALGDAFADLSQKSPELQEEFGYNAETQKLLCKNGETLLGAVNFFVSSINTLVTKTMEDTLMTVKQYEAARLEYDAYRTDLEELSLGPRDAGTRGRLESAQATFQAHRDKYEKLRGDVAIKLKFLEENKIKVMHKQLLLFHNAVSAYFAGNQKQLEQTLQQFNIKLRPPGAEKPSWLEEQ from the exons ATGGTGTCAGGACCCAACCTCAATGAAACCAGCATTGTGTCTGGTGGCTATGGGGGCTCTGGTGATGGACTCATCCCCACAG GGTCTGGCCGCCATCCATCTCACAGTGCCACTCCTGCTGGCCCCGGAGATGAGGTGGCTCGGGGCATCGCTGGAGAGAAGTTTGACATCGTCAAGAAATGGGGCATCAACACATATAAG TGCACAAAGCAGCTGTTATCAGAGCGATTTGGCCGAGGCTCCCGGACTGTGGACCTGGAGCTAGAGCTGCAGATTGAGTTGCTGCGTGAGACGAAGCGCAAGTATGAGAGTGTCTTGCAGCTGGGCCGGGCACTGACAGCCCACCTCTACAGCCTGCTGCAGACCCAGCATGCACTAGGTGACGCCTTTGCTGACCTGAGCCAGAAGTCCCCAGAGCTTCAG GAGGAATTTGGCTACAATGCAGAGACACAGAAGCTGCTGTGCAAGAATGGAGAGACACTCCTAGGGGCTGTGAACTTCTTTGTCTCTAGCATCAACACCTTGGTCACCAAGACCATGGAAGACACACTCATGACTGTCAAACAGTATGAGGCTGCCAG GCTGGAATATGATGCCTACCGAACAGACTTAGAGGAGCTGAGCCTAGGCCCCCGGGATGCAGGGACGCGTGGTCGACTGGAGAGTGCCCAGGCCACTTTCCAGGCCCATCGAGACAAATATGAGAAGCTTCGGGGAGATGTGGCCATCAAGCTCAAGTTCCTGGAAGAAAACAAG ATCAAGGTGATGCACAAGCAACTGCTGCTCTTCCACAATGCTGTGTCCGCCTACTTTGCTGGGAACCAGAAACAACTGGAGCAGACCCTGCAGCAGTTCAACATCAAGCTGAGGCCTCCAGGAGCCGAGAAGCCCTCCTGGCTAGAGGAGCAGTGA
- the ARFIP2 gene encoding arfaptin-2 isoform X1: MTDGILGKAATMEIPIHGNGDAGQLPEDDGLEQDLQQVMVSGPNLNETSIVSGGYGGSGDGLIPTGSGRHPSHSATPAGPGDEVARGIAGEKFDIVKKWGINTYKCTKQLLSERFGRGSRTVDLELELQIELLRETKRKYESVLQLGRALTAHLYSLLQTQHALGDAFADLSQKSPELQEEFGYNAETQKLLCKNGETLLGAVNFFVSSINTLVTKTMEDTLMTVKQYEAARLEYDAYRTDLEELSLGPRDAGTRGRLESAQATFQAHRDKYEKLRGDVAIKLKFLEENKIKVMHKQLLLFHNAVSAYFAGNQKQLEQTLQQFNIKLRPPGAEKPSWLEEQ; the protein is encoded by the exons ATGACGGACGGGATCCTAGGGAAGGCAGCCACAATGGAGATCCCCATCCATGGGAATGGCGACGCTGGGCAGCTTCCTGAGGATGATGGGCTGGAGCAG GACCTCCAGCAGGTGATGGTGTCAGGACCCAACCTCAATGAAACCAGCATTGTGTCTGGTGGCTATGGGGGCTCTGGTGATGGACTCATCCCCACAG GGTCTGGCCGCCATCCATCTCACAGTGCCACTCCTGCTGGCCCCGGAGATGAGGTGGCTCGGGGCATCGCTGGAGAGAAGTTTGACATCGTCAAGAAATGGGGCATCAACACATATAAG TGCACAAAGCAGCTGTTATCAGAGCGATTTGGCCGAGGCTCCCGGACTGTGGACCTGGAGCTAGAGCTGCAGATTGAGTTGCTGCGTGAGACGAAGCGCAAGTATGAGAGTGTCTTGCAGCTGGGCCGGGCACTGACAGCCCACCTCTACAGCCTGCTGCAGACCCAGCATGCACTAGGTGACGCCTTTGCTGACCTGAGCCAGAAGTCCCCAGAGCTTCAG GAGGAATTTGGCTACAATGCAGAGACACAGAAGCTGCTGTGCAAGAATGGAGAGACACTCCTAGGGGCTGTGAACTTCTTTGTCTCTAGCATCAACACCTTGGTCACCAAGACCATGGAAGACACACTCATGACTGTCAAACAGTATGAGGCTGCCAG GCTGGAATATGATGCCTACCGAACAGACTTAGAGGAGCTGAGCCTAGGCCCCCGGGATGCAGGGACGCGTGGTCGACTGGAGAGTGCCCAGGCCACTTTCCAGGCCCATCGAGACAAATATGAGAAGCTTCGGGGAGATGTGGCCATCAAGCTCAAGTTCCTGGAAGAAAACAAG ATCAAGGTGATGCACAAGCAACTGCTGCTCTTCCACAATGCTGTGTCCGCCTACTTTGCTGGGAACCAGAAACAACTGGAGCAGACCCTGCAGCAGTTCAACATCAAGCTGAGGCCTCCAGGAGCCGAGAAGCCCTCCTGGCTAGAGGAGCAGTGA